A single genomic interval of Aureliella helgolandensis harbors:
- a CDS encoding ISNCY family transposase, which yields MVRKPYQKQQRFDCSPIAQVELNLESRDEIVPVLLGLQYLYTNAKLRTKVVQAVAADLNQDSRRDVGRPGIDDWHVVVLAAVRLGCNLDYDKLQDQVENHRRLRGIMGIGDWQDTDGFTFRRIRDTICLLKPETISKINQAIVTAGQSIAPDASSTVRADSFVIETNIHYPTESSLIYDGVRKFIPFCVELAQQLETTGWRQVGHLVKKIKSLKQQIGRIAASKSSRKKEALESRYRDLLQRVALLLERAKSLTNEAKSLGASTVTLSLITTIEHWTGLTEQVCDTARRRVLLGESVPNCDKLFSLFETHTQLYRRGKAGQPNQYGRLALVYEDGAGFISHYHLMARDVRDQDVVVEQTKLAQKKHAGEIHTASFDRGFYSAENESNLQQIIEDVCVLPRAPGEYVQRIKNESAKFHRTRLHHSGIEAAIGVLQRGNGLKRCRDRTELGFERYLGLAILGRNIHTLGKLLLSKQRPNASAAQSKRKAA from the coding sequence GTGGTTCGCAAGCCATATCAAAAACAGCAACGCTTCGATTGCAGCCCTATCGCACAAGTTGAACTCAACTTGGAATCTCGCGATGAAATCGTGCCCGTCTTGCTCGGGCTTCAATATCTTTATACCAATGCCAAGTTGAGAACGAAAGTCGTTCAGGCTGTCGCTGCGGATCTAAACCAAGACTCTCGACGGGATGTTGGAAGGCCAGGCATAGACGATTGGCATGTTGTTGTGCTTGCAGCAGTCAGACTTGGATGTAATCTTGATTACGACAAACTACAGGATCAAGTCGAGAATCATCGGCGTCTCCGCGGAATCATGGGAATCGGCGACTGGCAAGACACCGACGGTTTCACTTTCAGACGCATACGCGATACCATCTGTCTGCTCAAACCTGAGACGATTAGTAAGATCAACCAAGCTATCGTCACCGCTGGCCAGAGCATTGCTCCCGATGCCAGTTCCACAGTTCGGGCTGATTCATTTGTTATTGAAACTAACATTCACTATCCGACAGAGAGCAGTTTGATCTACGACGGTGTTCGCAAGTTCATTCCGTTCTGTGTTGAGTTGGCGCAACAGCTTGAGACCACAGGATGGAGACAAGTGGGGCATCTAGTCAAGAAGATCAAGAGCTTAAAGCAGCAGATAGGACGGATTGCTGCCAGCAAGAGCTCACGCAAAAAGGAAGCCTTGGAATCGCGTTATCGCGACCTGCTGCAACGCGTAGCACTTTTGCTCGAGCGAGCGAAATCACTGACGAATGAGGCGAAATCTCTCGGTGCATCCACAGTAACTCTGTCCCTAATCACAACAATCGAACATTGGACAGGACTGACCGAGCAGGTTTGCGATACGGCGCGTCGGCGTGTCCTATTGGGTGAGTCAGTCCCCAATTGCGACAAGCTGTTCAGCTTGTTCGAAACACACACGCAGCTTTACCGTCGCGGCAAAGCCGGACAACCCAATCAATATGGTCGATTGGCTTTGGTTTACGAGGATGGTGCTGGTTTCATTAGTCACTATCACTTGATGGCTCGCGACGTGCGTGACCAGGATGTCGTGGTGGAACAAACGAAGTTGGCTCAGAAGAAGCACGCAGGCGAGATTCACACCGCGTCTTTTGACCGAGGTTTCTATTCAGCGGAAAATGAATCAAACCTGCAGCAGATAATCGAAGATGTATGCGTACTACCGCGGGCTCCTGGTGAATACGTACAGCGGATTAAGAACGAAAGTGCTAAATTTCACCGAACCCGACTACACCACTCAGGCATCGAGGCAGCGATCGGAGTGTTACAGCGGGGCAATGGTTTGAAGCGTTGTCGCGACCGGACTGAACTCGGCTTTGAACGCTATTTGGGATTAGCGATTCTAGGTCGCAATATACACACGCTTGGAAAGCTACTGCTTTCTAAACAACGCCCCAATGCATCGGCAGCACAGAGCAAACGCAAAGCGGCTTAG